In one Sphingomonas sp. AP4-R1 genomic region, the following are encoded:
- a CDS encoding EAL domain-containing protein → MEIDLRRALALKELQLVYQPKLRLDTGTIIGFEALIRWHHPERGIVSPADCIPLAEEIGIIVPIGDWVLREACRSMLSNQRLYPIMPVFVPAAWIWRSTTASSSQKEIVDSAAGLSTQSYSR, encoded by the coding sequence ATGGAGATCGACCTGCGCCGCGCGCTGGCGCTCAAGGAACTGCAGCTAGTCTATCAGCCCAAGCTGCGTCTCGACACCGGTACGATCATCGGTTTCGAGGCTCTGATCCGCTGGCATCATCCGGAGCGAGGCATTGTGTCGCCCGCCGATTGTATTCCGCTCGCCGAGGAGATCGGGATCATCGTGCCGATTGGCGACTGGGTGCTACGCGAAGCATGCAGATCGATGCTCTCCAATCAAAGATTATACCCCATAATGCCGGTCTTCGTCCCCGCTGCCTGGATATGGAGGTCAACAACCGCCTCATCGTCGCAAAAGGAGATCGTAGACAGTGCGGCTGGCCTCTCCACGCAAAGCTACTCGCGGTGA
- a CDS encoding LysR substrate-binding domain-containing protein produces MLDGALAGLGPAYLPEEIALSHIAKGRLKRVLENWSPYWDGYHLYYLSRRQSSPAFVTLVDAPRHRE; encoded by the coding sequence ATGCTCGATGGCGCGCTTGCGGGTTTGGGCCCCGCATATCTGCCCGAGGAAATTGCGCTGTCTCACATTGCGAAAGGGCGCCTGAAGCGTGTTCTCGAAAACTGGAGCCCCTACTGGGACGGCTACCATCTCTATTACCTCAGCCGGCGGCAATCCTCTCCTGCGTTCGTCACGCTGGTGGACGCACCTCGTCACCGCGAGTAG
- a CDS encoding cytochrome c → MARCSYCHGADGRGQSQWIPSLAGSASSMAKENASSVNVT, encoded by the coding sequence ATGGCGCGGTGCAGCTATTGCCACGGCGCGGATGGCCGGGGTCAGAGTCAGTGGATTCCTTCCCTGGCCGGATCGGCCTCCTCCATGGCGAAAGAGAATGCCTCGTCGGTCAACGTGACCTGA
- a CDS encoding amidohydrolase, with product MKADVDMSISKLRSGLRTIGILAAAMAACPAGAQPASSQQKRAAEAAVDRYADRMGRLGDAIYSYAEIGFQETKTVALVTKELRANGFTVETGVAGMPTAYVARYGKGGPVIGLMADFDGVPGTSQDTTSVVERPIVAGAPGHGEGHNTHQPTIIAAALAAKVAMERFHLPGTLVLFGGPAEEIGASRGYMVNAGLFKGLDAMIDVHVDTVFGTAYGLANFSRVSVQWKYKGVSGHGAQPWTGRSALDGVELLDLGVNYMREHGYNPDDARVHNVVTQAGLQPNIIPEAATDWYYIRAKSPRLVSEILDWVRDIAKGAAASTRTTVSEQIIAGTWPYYGNKALAKVLDANIQRVGMPQWSTDDIAFARNLQTALKVDVVGLANKTIPLAQSKQEAGTTDAGDVSWQVPMVRMRFPARPPGATTLHHWAAAVGVATPLAHKGMTVGAKALTDTVIDLLTDPALLKGIRRDFAAQLAGFPKWSSLLPSDAKVPLSINATQMARYRGALAHFEYNPDSRQTYLQFMKSSYLPQAGVDWRPSSTESAEVSPSSLNWQWDQ from the coding sequence ATGAAGGCTGATGTCGATATGAGCATTTCGAAGCTTCGCAGCGGGCTGCGCACGATCGGCATCCTCGCGGCAGCGATGGCGGCATGCCCCGCCGGCGCTCAGCCGGCGTCTTCGCAGCAGAAGCGGGCGGCCGAAGCGGCGGTCGATCGCTACGCCGATCGAATGGGCCGGCTCGGCGACGCCATCTATTCCTATGCCGAGATCGGCTTTCAGGAAACCAAAACGGTCGCCCTGGTGACCAAGGAGCTGAGGGCCAACGGCTTCACGGTCGAAACCGGCGTCGCTGGAATGCCCACCGCATACGTCGCGCGATATGGCAAGGGTGGCCCCGTCATCGGCCTGATGGCTGATTTTGATGGCGTGCCAGGCACATCGCAGGACACGACCAGCGTTGTCGAGCGGCCGATCGTGGCGGGAGCGCCCGGCCACGGCGAGGGGCACAACACGCATCAGCCCACGATCATCGCGGCTGCTCTTGCGGCCAAGGTCGCGATGGAGCGCTTTCACCTGCCCGGTACCCTGGTTCTGTTTGGTGGCCCCGCTGAGGAGATCGGAGCGAGCCGCGGGTATATGGTCAATGCTGGCCTCTTCAAGGGTCTGGACGCTATGATTGACGTGCACGTCGACACGGTGTTCGGAACGGCCTACGGGCTCGCCAACTTCAGCCGTGTCTCAGTACAATGGAAGTATAAGGGGGTGTCCGGCCATGGCGCCCAGCCCTGGACCGGTCGCAGCGCGCTCGACGGCGTGGAGCTACTTGATCTCGGCGTGAACTATATGCGCGAGCACGGCTACAATCCCGACGATGCACGCGTACACAATGTCGTCACGCAAGCCGGCCTGCAGCCCAACATCATCCCGGAAGCCGCCACTGACTGGTATTATATACGGGCGAAGTCTCCGCGGCTGGTCAGCGAAATCCTTGATTGGGTGCGGGATATCGCCAAAGGAGCGGCGGCCTCGACGCGGACGACTGTCAGCGAACAGATCATCGCCGGGACCTGGCCCTATTACGGCAACAAGGCACTGGCCAAGGTACTCGACGCCAATATCCAGCGCGTCGGCATGCCGCAATGGTCGACCGACGACATCGCCTTCGCTCGGAACCTGCAGACCGCCTTGAAGGTCGATGTGGTCGGTCTTGCCAACAAGACCATTCCGCTCGCGCAGAGCAAACAAGAAGCAGGCACGACCGATGCCGGCGATGTCTCCTGGCAGGTTCCGATGGTCCGGATGCGCTTTCCTGCCCGACCGCCCGGTGCGACCACGCTCCACCACTGGGCGGCCGCCGTCGGTGTCGCGACACCCCTCGCCCACAAAGGCATGACCGTTGGCGCGAAGGCACTGACCGATACAGTCATCGATCTGCTTACCGATCCGGCACTGCTGAAGGGAATCAGGCGGGACTTCGCCGCTCAGTTGGCAGGGTTCCCGAAATGGTCTTCGCTTCTTCCGTCAGATGCGAAGGTTCCGCTTTCGATTAACGCTACCCAGATGGCTAGGTACCGCGGCGCGCTTGCCCACTTTGAGTATAATCCCGATTCTCGGCAAACATACTTGCAGTTCATGAAGAGCAGCTATCTGCCTCAAGCCGGCGTTGACTGGCGCCCATCAAGTACTGAATCTGCCGAAGTCTCGCCCTCTTCGCTAAATTGGCAATGGGACCAATAG
- a CDS encoding amidohydrolase: MRSKTITMFCAIAAVLAPPAGAQPESTDALKQEGFAIVDREADHLGRLGDAIFSYAEIGFQEVKTIALVTRELRTAGFEIKTGVAGMPTAYMATYGSGGPVIGLMGDFDGVPGASQYPAVLPHRPMVEGAPGHGEGHNIHQPTLIGAAIALKRLKDEHKLPGTIIVYGGPAEELGASRGYMVNAGVFKGVDAMLDIHIGREFATSWGINNSAIMSVQWTFQGQGGHAASAWKARSALDAVEVMNASTEFMREHVEPFARFHYTIPDGGKQPNVVPAEATTWYYVRHQDAAQLWKLFTRIRAAAEGAAQATGTTVTENILAGSWPFNGNKTLAEYVQQNMELVGMPKWSVDDQAFARAFQKSMDVPITGLPTKVAPLHRAIQITGSSDTGDVTWQAPYVRMLIPGQIDGSINHHWSAAISPATPVAHKGIAAGAKVLVATALDLMTDPQKVAAVKASFSAQLREYPAWKSLIPPTAKPPTFMNTDQMQTYRPALGRFEYDPNSSKTYLESLGIKYPPDEPAGPVGKQSDGMGGKHEG; this comes from the coding sequence ATGCGGTCGAAAACCATAACGATGTTCTGCGCGATCGCGGCTGTCCTGGCTCCGCCGGCCGGCGCGCAACCAGAAAGCACGGACGCGTTGAAACAGGAAGGGTTCGCGATCGTCGACCGCGAGGCCGACCATCTCGGCCGACTTGGCGACGCCATCTTCTCCTATGCAGAGATCGGCTTCCAGGAAGTGAAAACGATCGCGCTGGTCACCCGCGAACTCCGCACTGCGGGCTTCGAGATCAAGACCGGCGTTGCCGGTATGCCGACCGCCTACATGGCGACCTATGGCAGTGGTGGGCCGGTGATCGGGCTGATGGGTGATTTCGACGGGGTCCCCGGCGCGTCGCAATACCCCGCCGTGCTTCCCCACAGGCCGATGGTCGAGGGCGCCCCAGGGCATGGCGAAGGCCACAACATCCACCAGCCAACCTTGATCGGGGCGGCCATCGCGCTCAAACGGCTGAAAGACGAGCACAAACTTCCCGGCACCATCATCGTCTATGGCGGCCCAGCCGAAGAACTCGGAGCGAGCCGCGGTTATATGGTCAATGCCGGCGTCTTCAAGGGCGTCGATGCCATGCTCGACATCCACATCGGCCGCGAATTCGCGACATCGTGGGGCATCAACAATTCGGCTATCATGTCGGTACAGTGGACCTTCCAAGGCCAGGGCGGCCATGCCGCTTCGGCATGGAAGGCGCGCAGCGCGCTCGATGCGGTCGAGGTGATGAACGCCTCCACGGAATTCATGCGTGAGCATGTCGAGCCGTTCGCCCGCTTCCACTACACCATCCCGGACGGCGGCAAGCAGCCAAACGTTGTCCCGGCCGAAGCAACGACATGGTATTATGTGCGCCACCAGGATGCGGCGCAGCTCTGGAAACTGTTTACGCGGATCCGCGCTGCCGCGGAAGGAGCGGCGCAGGCGACCGGGACCACTGTCACCGAGAACATCCTCGCCGGTTCATGGCCGTTCAACGGCAACAAGACGCTGGCCGAATATGTCCAGCAGAATATGGAGTTGGTCGGCATGCCGAAATGGTCGGTCGACGACCAGGCCTTTGCCCGCGCCTTCCAGAAATCGATGGACGTGCCGATCACGGGGCTGCCGACGAAGGTTGCACCGCTCCACCGTGCCATTCAGATCACCGGCTCCTCCGACACGGGCGACGTGACATGGCAGGCGCCCTACGTCCGGATGCTGATACCGGGGCAGATCGACGGCTCGATCAATCATCACTGGTCGGCCGCGATCTCGCCGGCAACGCCGGTCGCGCACAAGGGCATCGCCGCCGGCGCCAAAGTTCTTGTCGCGACCGCGCTCGATCTGATGACCGATCCGCAGAAGGTTGCGGCCGTGAAGGCCAGCTTTTCCGCCCAGCTCCGGGAATATCCGGCCTGGAAGAGCCTGATTCCGCCAACCGCCAAGCCGCCAACCTTCATGAACACAGACCAGATGCAGACCTATCGGCCGGCGCTCGGCAGGTTCGAATATGATCCCAACTCCAGCAAGACGTACCTTGAGAGCCTGGGAATCAAGTATCCGCCGGACGAGCCGGCCGGGCCGGTCGGCAAGCAGTCGGACGGAATGGGGGGCAAGCATGAAGGCTGA
- a CDS encoding TonB-dependent siderophore receptor: protein MAYADQSHVQLIIQAGEIRGIRSGSAIGQLTARDALRRIIGNAPVSVTWTSANTVAIRRLGEPRVIKAAFQVASDPQPAPATPLDPPPVEQPQDITVTATRVARPGYEAPTPTTVLGQAQIEAKAPSRIADVINDLPQLAPTSTPTVNNGVVGGGIAGANFLNLRALGANRTLTLLNGRRVVGSALTGSVDINLLPSALVQRIDVVTGGASAAYGSDAVAGIVNLVLDDKFKGFKAEAQAGISQLGDGGSRKIEASVGLPFADGRGHIILSGQYLDDDGVGQANTRRWFGGYQIIQNPAYAPGNGQPTMTVAGPVGVSNMTPGGLITAGPLRGIQFGEGGRLQPYDFGFVSGAAQLGGTYIDSQGTLVLATPMKLVSTFGRASYEVTDDVTLFAEGSYGRTKVEFDVGFNTRPGNITIRSDNAFLPSELRQRMAQAGISSFVMGRRNDDIGRGRSINKRSLARGVVGADVSLGGSWKANTYYQYGRSRVYNIVANNMIVPNFTNAVDAIVDPGTGTIVCRSRVAGCAPFNVFGLGSPSAAAIAYVLGTATGITTLQQHVAAASVRGEPFSIWAGPISVAGGVEYRHESAIATADDLSIANAFNVGNYKPTNGSYRVAEGFAEVVVPLLRDSRFGKSLDLNGAVRYTDYSTSGGVATWKIGATYDISSQVRLRGTRARDIRAPNLSDLFLGGQTNTGNVIDPLNPANGLNSRFVTSGNPALTPEIAQTTTAGIILRPKLLGNFTISADWYRIKLSDSIFTVAAQTVVDQCFAGVSIYCSQIIRGTNGLISQINLIPLNASVQRVSGLDFESSYSTGLDGVSLPGRLMLRAMLSYTYRFDTLANGVRDNNLNEISQSGLSSSGPPKWRYFGSLTYANNRGSLTLIGRGVGHGTYDNSFTPATIAENSFAGATYFDLSGTIKVSDSKLELFGVIQNLLGKDPPISPRPNTPGATVGVAQQYFDTIGRQFRIGARVRL from the coding sequence ATGGCTTATGCCGATCAGAGCCATGTGCAGCTGATCATCCAGGCCGGTGAAATCAGGGGCATCCGTAGCGGGTCTGCGATCGGACAACTCACCGCCCGCGACGCCTTGCGGCGCATTATCGGCAACGCCCCGGTTTCGGTCACCTGGACTAGCGCGAACACCGTGGCGATCCGCCGATTGGGGGAGCCCCGTGTCATCAAGGCAGCGTTCCAGGTGGCATCGGATCCCCAGCCCGCTCCCGCGACGCCGCTCGATCCACCTCCAGTCGAGCAACCCCAAGACATCACGGTAACGGCGACACGCGTTGCCCGACCCGGCTATGAGGCGCCGACGCCTACGACCGTGCTCGGTCAGGCTCAAATCGAGGCCAAGGCGCCCAGCCGCATCGCCGACGTCATCAACGATCTGCCGCAGCTCGCGCCCACCAGCACGCCGACCGTCAACAACGGCGTCGTCGGCGGTGGCATCGCCGGCGCCAACTTTCTTAACCTCCGCGCGCTCGGAGCCAACCGCACCCTGACCCTTCTGAACGGCCGCCGTGTCGTGGGTTCCGCGCTCACCGGCTCTGTCGATATCAACCTGCTGCCTTCCGCCCTGGTCCAGCGGATCGACGTGGTGACGGGCGGCGCTTCGGCCGCCTACGGGTCGGACGCCGTTGCTGGCATCGTCAACCTCGTCCTCGATGACAAGTTCAAAGGGTTCAAGGCCGAGGCTCAGGCAGGCATCTCACAACTTGGCGATGGCGGATCGCGCAAGATCGAAGCTTCCGTCGGCCTGCCTTTCGCCGACGGACGCGGTCACATCATTCTAAGCGGCCAGTACCTGGATGACGATGGCGTCGGGCAGGCAAATACACGGCGCTGGTTCGGCGGCTACCAGATCATTCAGAATCCGGCCTACGCACCCGGCAACGGGCAGCCGACGATGACGGTGGCGGGCCCGGTCGGCGTCTCCAATATGACGCCCGGCGGCCTCATCACCGCGGGGCCTCTCCGCGGTATCCAATTCGGCGAGGGTGGCAGACTCCAGCCTTACGACTTCGGTTTCGTCTCTGGCGCGGCGCAACTAGGCGGCACCTATATCGACAGTCAGGGGACCCTTGTCCTGGCGACGCCGATGAAGCTCGTCAGCACCTTCGGCCGCGCGAGCTACGAAGTGACCGACGACGTGACGTTGTTCGCCGAGGGGTCGTACGGTCGCACCAAGGTCGAGTTCGACGTCGGCTTCAACACCCGTCCCGGCAATATTACAATTCGATCCGACAACGCATTCCTGCCCTCCGAGCTTCGCCAACGGATGGCGCAGGCAGGTATCTCCAGCTTCGTCATGGGACGCCGCAACGACGATATCGGGCGCGGCCGCTCGATCAACAAGCGGTCACTCGCGCGCGGTGTCGTCGGGGCAGATGTGAGCCTGGGAGGGAGCTGGAAAGCCAACACCTATTATCAATATGGCCGGAGCCGGGTCTACAATATCGTGGCCAACAATATGATCGTGCCCAACTTCACCAATGCGGTGGATGCGATTGTCGACCCAGGGACCGGTACGATCGTCTGCCGCTCCCGGGTCGCCGGCTGCGCCCCGTTCAATGTCTTCGGCTTGGGCTCCCCCTCCGCCGCAGCGATAGCCTATGTCCTTGGTACCGCGACCGGCATCACGACGCTTCAGCAGCATGTGGCGGCGGCGAGCGTTCGGGGCGAGCCCTTCTCGATCTGGGCGGGACCGATTTCGGTCGCTGGCGGCGTGGAGTATCGGCACGAGAGCGCTATTGCGACCGCGGACGATCTCTCAATCGCCAACGCCTTCAATGTGGGCAACTACAAGCCAACCAACGGTAGTTACCGGGTCGCCGAGGGCTTTGCCGAGGTCGTAGTACCGCTCCTGCGCGACTCCCGCTTCGGTAAGTCGCTCGATCTGAATGGTGCCGTTCGCTACACAGACTACAGCACCAGTGGCGGTGTCGCGACATGGAAAATCGGCGCGACTTATGACATCTCGAGTCAGGTTAGACTGCGTGGCACCCGCGCGCGCGACATCCGGGCGCCAAACCTGAGCGACCTGTTTCTTGGCGGGCAGACCAACACCGGAAACGTGATCGATCCGCTCAATCCTGCGAACGGTCTCAACTCACGCTTTGTGACATCGGGCAATCCCGCGCTCACGCCCGAAATCGCGCAAACGACAACGGCCGGGATCATCCTGCGGCCCAAGCTTCTGGGTAACTTCACCATCTCCGCGGACTGGTATCGGATCAAGCTGAGCGACTCCATCTTCACCGTCGCCGCACAGACGGTGGTCGATCAGTGCTTCGCCGGCGTGAGCATTTACTGCAGCCAGATCATCCGCGGCACGAACGGACTCATCAGCCAGATCAACCTGATCCCGCTCAACGCCAGCGTGCAACGCGTCTCGGGCCTCGACTTCGAGAGTAGCTACTCGACCGGGCTCGACGGGGTTTCCTTGCCAGGCAGGCTCATGCTGCGGGCCATGCTGTCGTATACTTACCGATTCGATACCCTCGCGAATGGCGTTCGGGACAACAATCTCAACGAGATTTCGCAATCGGGACTGTCGTCGTCAGGACCGCCGAAGTGGCGCTATTTCGGCAGTCTGACCTACGCCAACAACAGGGGCTCGCTGACGCTGATCGGCAGGGGCGTAGGGCACGGCACCTACGATAATTCCTTCACCCCCGCGACCATCGCAGAAAATAGTTTCGCCGGCGCCACGTATTTCGATCTCTCGGGCACGATCAAGGTCAGCGATAGCAAGCTGGAATTGTTCGGCGTGATCCAGAACCTGCTCGGCAAGGATCCGCCGATCTCGCCGCGGCCCAACACCCCAGGTGCCACGGTCGGCGTCGCGCAGCAGTATTTCGACACGATCGGACGGCAATTCCGGATCGGTGCGCGCGTCAGGCTCTAA
- a CDS encoding FecR family protein, with protein MTSTDIINLKASEYFLVLEDEAASADAIAAALAWIESAPEHQAALAKVERFWQACGNAQLHPFETVSVAPGSKGPAHRMAAVWLAGFAAVSALALSLIRPWPATQEPPALRFTTAVGETRLISLPDSSQIRLAGASMVSVAYGPDSRRISLAQGEAMFFVAHDARRPFLVYSGAGVTRAVGTAFDVNRTLNATVVTVVKGLVEIETGSGRDPVPLGRDMQVSYSTEGRIGIPRAVNTSRAVAWQRGVLQFVDAPLGSIVMELNRYSPRPITIDSPDVAALPITGSVRVNAIEDWLSGLESATGVRIVPATDDNVHLNAGTRWQQKKNTRAFPS; from the coding sequence ATGACATCCACCGACATTATCAATCTAAAAGCTTCCGAGTATTTCCTGGTCCTTGAGGACGAAGCGGCGTCGGCAGACGCAATCGCCGCGGCACTGGCGTGGATCGAAAGTGCGCCTGAGCATCAGGCTGCGCTCGCCAAGGTTGAACGGTTCTGGCAGGCATGCGGCAACGCACAGCTACACCCTTTCGAGACGGTGAGCGTCGCGCCCGGATCTAAAGGCCCGGCCCATCGCATGGCGGCTGTCTGGCTCGCCGGCTTCGCTGCCGTCAGCGCTCTTGCGCTGTCCCTGATCAGACCATGGCCCGCCACGCAGGAGCCGCCGGCGCTCCGCTTCACCACGGCCGTGGGTGAAACGAGACTCATCAGCCTCCCCGACAGCTCGCAAATCAGGCTGGCCGGCGCAAGCATGGTCAGTGTGGCCTACGGACCGGATTCGAGACGTATTTCACTGGCGCAAGGCGAGGCCATGTTCTTCGTCGCCCATGACGCCCGGCGACCGTTCCTCGTCTACAGCGGAGCGGGTGTGACCCGTGCGGTTGGCACCGCTTTCGATGTCAATAGAACGCTGAACGCCACTGTCGTCACAGTCGTAAAAGGCCTGGTCGAGATCGAGACTGGCAGCGGACGCGATCCCGTTCCGCTTGGCCGGGACATGCAGGTCTCATATTCTACCGAAGGTCGGATCGGGATCCCCAGGGCGGTCAACACGAGCCGGGCGGTGGCATGGCAGCGGGGCGTCCTGCAATTCGTCGATGCACCACTTGGGTCGATAGTGATGGAACTGAACCGCTATTCACCACGACCGATTACAATCGATAGCCCGGATGTCGCTGCCTTACCAATCACCGGCAGCGTCCGGGTCAATGCGATCGAAGACTGGCTGTCGGGACTTGAAAGCGCCACCGGGGTCAGAATCGTTCCCGCGACCGATGATAACGTCCATCTGAACGCAGGTACTCGCTGGCAGCAGAAAAAAAATACTCGAGCATTCCCAAGTTAG
- a CDS encoding RNA polymerase sigma factor, translated as MIDKMSDAESQNAVTPVVVRLHDYHPRREQFERTYRESEGRLLRFLALRLGSHTEAADVAQSTFLRLWQRPEDGCDSNLTALIFVTARNLATDLLRAKQRAGHSGTFPLETVAAALADEAPSVERVLAAQQDLALVRKIALELPEKCRRAFVEYKFEGRSYGEIAIRHGISESMVRKYVLRALSYCAERFHQLEGWE; from the coding sequence GTGATCGACAAGATGAGCGATGCCGAGTCACAGAACGCAGTAACTCCGGTCGTCGTGCGGTTGCACGACTATCATCCACGCCGGGAACAGTTCGAAAGGACCTATCGCGAGAGCGAGGGGCGATTGCTCCGCTTCCTCGCCCTGAGGCTAGGCTCACACACGGAGGCTGCTGACGTCGCCCAATCGACGTTTCTCCGGCTATGGCAGCGGCCGGAAGATGGTTGCGACAGCAACCTCACGGCCCTGATCTTCGTCACGGCGCGGAACCTGGCAACAGATCTGCTTCGCGCGAAACAGCGAGCCGGCCACTCGGGAACCTTCCCGCTCGAGACTGTCGCGGCGGCGCTCGCTGACGAGGCTCCCTCCGTCGAAAGAGTCTTGGCTGCACAACAGGACCTGGCTTTGGTACGCAAGATCGCCCTGGAGCTTCCCGAAAAATGTCGAAGGGCATTCGTGGAATACAAATTCGAGGGCCGGAGCTACGGTGAGATCGCCATCCGGCACGGCATTTCTGAAAGCATGGTGCGAAAATACGTGCTGCGTGCCCTGTCCTATTGTGCGGAGCGGTTTCACCAGCTCGAGGGGTGGGAGTGA